The genomic stretch gcggtcggtcgTTGACGGTTCGAGCCGTCGGTTtttgactgctcgagccgtcgctaccaaccgctcgagccgttgattttttgactagtcgcgtcattgattttcaggggGAGAGgaagccgtcgacggctctagcgcagtcaacggctcgagcagtcagtgtatgcctcacgaccgctcgcgagccgtcaacggcacgatggaatttcgtcatgcagttgacggcttgaagcggtcgcgacggctcgagccgtcacgtgtacggcggtgaatgaatgcctatagttcaccgcgcggtcgcggcttcaagcggtcggtctcaactgcttgaagcggtccgtgtacggccgccctaatAAAGGAAAAAACAAAACTGGTTTACATATTTGTAAGAATTAGTAAGAATCCACATGACGAATGAACATAACtacagtgccacaaacttaacGGACCCGGTGACGGTGTCACTGATGTCGATTTTAGTGCCGCTTTAATAGTACCTATTTCCCCGGATGCAAGGGTGAAAATAATGTCATTGCCAATggtgtaaattaaaaataataattaataagtaactttttatttatacaaaatattccgTATGAAAAGTCGGTGAAAATGTGACATTTCAAAAAGGCGGCACGTAGTTCCAGTTTTTTGCCACCGGGTCAGAACTTTGTGGCACTGTACCTAATTCTTATAAAAACTTCATTCCAATGATTCACACTGAAATGAGACTCTTTACCTCTTTATGGGCAAAATCAAAGACATCGATCAAAAGTTGATCTTGATTATTTTGAacaatcattaatttatttttctttataatattgataatattctTTATCAGTCAATACCTTAGATTTTACTCAGATTAGAAATctataggtattaggtatcTACTTTGAACTGTTCATCATCAcgacatagtataaaaaaaatcgttttctctgtccctatgtccctttgtatgtttaaatctttaaaaatacgcaacggattttgatgcagtttttttaaatagatagcgtgattaaaatttattaggttttagacaaagcgggcgaagccgcgggcttaTCAGTTTACCTATAAATGAACTGATCAAGTATTgatcattattttcttatcAATGCAAATGTACGCAAACATCGTCTGCAATTCTGCAAATGTAAGCACAAAAAATTACACTTGTTCACAGATTACCTACTAAATAGCTATTACCTTGTGTGGacataaatgaaaaacaaatattaatttctatttgatcgctttatttgtattattcaGTATCCACttagacataatattaagacctcttatgtaattatttactcGGAAACAAATGCGCACACTCTTTGCAGGCCGCATCGATGTTATCATATTTGTATTGGAAGCCATATTCTAAAACTCTTTTTGGTGTGACATGTTGTCCCTTTGTCATAAGCATTGCTCTTTCTTCATTGAGAAGTAGGTTCAGAGCAAATTCAGGAGCCGGCAGGAATGCTGGCCTTGATAGCGCTTTTGCGAATGCctgcaatataaatattatttattttaatcaattacAAAAACAGATACATTAATTAGCTTACTTTAAACACTTCCTAACAATGGgctttaattgaaaattatataaaaattaaaatttcattagttTCTGCAGTTGAGAGTTTAGACTTCAGATATATAAATGATACTTACCTATcgaataaaaaagaataattaCGTTAAagtatagtattttttataaacatacaaaGTAGGTATGTTATAAAGCAACCGATGCGGTTTGTGTCATTCAGTTGAGATCAATATTGAAAAAGTTGaggatgttatttttttaaactaacatTGACGGGATTTCGGGTAAACTGTCATGTCAGTATCCTACACATATTTGTTATTGAACTACAATTTAAATCGAAAGAAAAAATACTCGCAGACGTGTGGCCGAATGCATAGACCTTGCATAGACGACATTCCGATAtcaattcaaattttaaattgaaatagagGATAGAGCTAGTTgtctcataatataatatgattaataaaatttaaaattatctaaatcatgatttatgtgttttaaattcataagtATGATAAGTTACCTATAAATATTCTAGAATTAATTCAATTGGCCACATTTCCTCTGTATCAATggtttttatacatattttatttaaatttacactTTTTACGCAATTACTAGATAATATGTTTACCGTACATAccaaatatacctacatttgtaTATGTTGTTTGtgtggaaaaaaaaaaattgcaatctaataaaaataatgtaggtaatagTAATATTAGCGTAAAACACTGATTTTGTTGTAAGCATTTGTTACTAACTCGCAATTTGAAGTGAAACATAACTTTAAACGGATTGAAAAACGTTAagataaaaatcaaacaatatCAACATAATCTGATTCTATTGCTAAAGGCTTTTAAAAGGAGATGACCTTGGCCAAAGCTGATAAAGTGCATGTTTgactatatttaaaaataaaactgcaacAGTGATTTGCATTGCTGATAATGAAATGCAATAAAACCTGCGTAAATTCTCCATTTGTAATGACTTGAGGGGCGACACCATTTAATATTCCTTTCACATCATCATTTTCTATAGCGAAAGTTATGAGTCGGCACAAATCTTCAACATGTATCCAGGGTAAGTATTGCTTGCCAGAGCCTAGGGGTCCACCGAGTCCAAAGAAAAATGGTAAAATCATGTTCTTCACCATACCACCGTCGCGACCAAGGACGACACCCGACCGGATTATTACCTAAAAATTGTAGCTTTATATTAGGGaaaaaaaaagatgtaaaaaCTGGTTCATCTTGGgatctattataatttataatgtaagcATGAATAAGATGTAATATGGGTGGGTTTATTAGATGCTAGCAGACCTACTTAACTTTTATTGCTCTCaaaaaggtatatttttcattgatgAAATCCATTCTATCCCACTGGTTTGTATTCAATGAAAAGTTGTATGCAAATTCTAGTGCAGAAATTTTTCCTTCCCCTATGTACACAAATAGCTGTATAGTTTTTTATCATCATATAACTTGTTCCGACTTCATGTATATAGTCCGAgaatctttattaaaaaaaattaaaatgagaatttacatattaatacttaatcttataaatgcgaaagtaaatcTCTTCATGCTTAAACCGCAGAactaattttgataaaatatagtatgaatataaaatagtttcaaACCTGATAAAAGACAAAGCATTGTTTTTATCCTAGAAATTCCataggaacgggaactatacagGTTTGAAGGATGgataaatagttaaaaatatatattgtcaTAGAgaactatattatgtagttgaaGAGAAACATTGTACTTACAAGTCGCACAGGTGGATCTATTTTAGCTGCCGCTTCCCATTCCACACACAGTTGTGAAAAGAAGTCTTTCCCAGTTGTTGGACTAGATTCATCATACTTCTTAGTTTCTGAAGGTTCATATGCTCCAACACCAGTCACCACAACAAATACTTTTGGCTTGTCGGTGCTCTTATTGATGGCTGCTGCTAGGGCTTTAGTGGTAAATACTCTAGagtttttaacattttgtttGAATCTGAAACATATGagatgaataattatttcaattcttaaaaaatgtatatcctactaatattatttaattcgaaAGTTATTATACCACATGTGTGTTTTGGCTTACCCTGCTGTCCACCTTCTGGTAAAATCCATAGTTTGCTGACCAGCAAGATTGACTACAGCGTGAGCATGACCAATGGATCCAGATTCTACCGCAGTCCATGATATTGCATTAGCACTTGGCATGCGAGATACGTTAACTACCCGGTAGTTAGTATTTCTTAACATATCTCCGAGGTGCTGGCCGATAAACCCGGTTCCTCCAccttaaaatataacacatgtttttttatatcaattatgGACAAAACATCacaactttaatttatttacttcaaGGTTTTAATAGGAATACAtaccaattaatattttttttaatgccatttttatgttatataaccttttgtaattatttgtacgttttatattatatctcaaGCTACATTTCAATAAGCTTTCTTTTGAACTAAAaaagatttttcttttatgctatgtagttaaataatatgtattgttttataaatttttcgtatttttattttttaaactgacAAGGGACAGACGTCAGTGTCATTTATGACAAATACCAGCTGATAACATTGACGTTTTGTTGAAATTGACAtgaaaaaaagacgtgtggccaCAGATCTATTACGACTAGATTTGCAATGATATGGTGAAAAGAGATAGATAGCTACGCTTACATTATGTGAGTGAAGGGGatctagataaatatttttgtcctTATCTGCGTGGCCACTTTTTTGCTGGCCTACTGTCAAATCTGGGCCAAACAAACAAAGGAAATCtgatatttaataagttttcttGTGTCTATTGTTCTTTTTGGTGATAAACACATTTggaagttaattaaaaatgtgtagGTTATGAATGTACTACGTGTACAgtaatccaaaattaataatgcgcatgcaaatcttcgctaattgtcgtatttccgaagacactcgaatcattgaatcgtaagagccctaaacaacgaacttgcattttacactttgttcaaaagaaatagaagtcaattcacacacatacacaatcaaaaacaaatcgggcggtaggtgacggtagcctgtcagtcaaaaaaactcaaaaatccgtcagttgtctttaaatattggtggtgactgcacgtgttctctctgtgtggaattatatagagctgctaTTACGTTCCCTCCTTGGTTTTGTATTTAAAGGTGAGTTGAATTAATCGATGAAATGATTTACACAGGTGATGGCAGTagggaaagtgaaaatgaagaagagttccgatgtatctaaaatgtcagaaataaagataatccctgattttgattgtttttattttttttttgtaattgtcataatattgaagaatgattagtactgtaaatacttttgaactgagattttaatgataagatttacataaatggtttaaataatataaacctgTGTTTGAAAACCATACTTTCTACCAAACCAtatctacttattttattgaaaaccatacttattttaaccttcttttcttccatcattacaccagcttcagtaagacactttaaaagtactataaaattttccaagtaaatcaatccaacaaagataatatattcgcaATCGTGGGGTTATACTCGCTATTTACTTACAAggaattatcgaaacaaaatcgttacttacctacaaatacatattgatctcttttagcacaaaacatataatttgactAAGTTATGCAcgaagaaaatgcatttaaccgctctatatagatatcatcttcggacgctccgagaatatgacagttgccgaacagtgacgaagatttctatgcgcattattaccTTTGGAGTACTATACTGagtgtttaaaattatgagtGGTTGCAGCGCTTTTGCAGCGTATTAGGCTTTGCCGCACAGAAACATAAGCCGATGGAATTTGTTGTAGTAGATCTGtgcgtgtggcactcggggactgccggccgcctatcctatattacagtgccacaaacttatttttttttttatgctgcgataggggagcgcttggccacgatctcgcctgatgttgtgatgctccgtgcccgtcggagtggggagcgtgaggttttttcgttacggaatttctggattcggtccccgcgctcaaggcccgcgatagtcTATCGCATCGATAGCTATTGCATAACTTCTATCgccgatagaagctatgcaatagcttaaaaaaattatgaaatagatCTTGGAGGTTGGATATAAGAATTTCAGACTAGGATAATATTCAGATtggtttgtttttaaaatatatatttacagaAATGTAGAAGAAGAATTTGTGGCCATTGGTTTGCGTCGATCGCGATACTATCTTTCTAATATACTTGGAATATTTCATCGAGTAATGTGGCGAATGGTGAACACGAATGTGTAAAGTGTAAATGCACAACTGAAACGCATCATACGACACActctatgacaaaatgtttGTCGAAATGACATTTGAAATTGACAATTGACATGTTTACAGCTGTTTTATGTCCATACtatctaggtaggtatattatacctTGCTATTTACCAAATTTACACAAATTTACCGACAATCGACATACCGGTAATGTTTGtgtgataatattttagagaTTCTTGCTGTAGATTTTGCATATTACAATGATTCCTTTATATTTAGAAAACGGTGTTGCGTATGTATGGAATTCTGAAGGTACTTAGTTTGACTttcaaactttattatttaacttttatgaAGTAGGTAATAGGACTActcaacaaaatttaattgttattctAGACTGGTACATTCTGCGAACAAAACATCGAATATGTGGCTCACTTATTGGATCTTTACCATCATTTCCTAGACAAAATGATTTCCAAGGTAAGAGAACGTTTAACAATGGTATTTTCAACCATTGTACTTATTAACTTCAAccattacttaaaataaaattatcaatactTACTCAGGTTTACCAATGGCACTTATGTCTGAAGAAGCAGCATTGCTTATAAATGAAGGCATTTGTGAATTATATGATACACCCAACATGACACAGAAGGTGtctaatgaaataaaacaacaggTAGATGAAATTGAAAATAGGTATGGAGTAGTGACAGTAGGTGAttcaattgaaaattattttctgaatGAATCATATAAAGTAATGTGCTAAAATGTTACAGGGTTACCAACGAGCAGGCAGAAGCTTTGAAAAGAAGGAAAATTGAACAGATTGCACaaaaaattgatataattttgactggcaaaaGACAAAAACTGTTATCAAAGGGGATTGCTGGTGAATACttctgttattaatttttctttcataaatGATGTTATTAGTATAAAATACGTAGCCTGCAAAATTTAAGTGCTAAGTAGTcagttatctatactaatattaaaatggctgaagagtttgtttgtttgtttgaatgcgctaatctcaagaactactggtcgatttgaaaaattctttcggtgttggatagcccattttatgaggaaggttataggctatataatattatatatcatcacgctaagaccaacagaagcggagcgacgcgggtgaaaccgcagagcGCAGCTAGTCTTTAATATAGTATAAATTTTCCTgttacagtatttatatttgttttatttatatttcagatatagatttagataaaaatattttattgcaagaagaaataaataaggtGCCAAATATTGCTCCATCTAACTTATTAATTCATTTACCAACTGAACATTATTATGATACAGGTGAGTTTCtaagaaataaatgattaattttACTAACATTATTAGTTAAATGTACTTTTTTATTCCAGGGAAAACCAAGGTATCCCTAGATGCATTGAATCCCAGTATAACAGAAGGTAAAGGAGTAATAAAGTATGCAGTGTTTGAAGACTTATGGAAAAAAGGATTTTATATCACAAATGGATCAAAATTTGGttcagattttttaatttaccctggtatgtatgtaatatgtatacccaattcattataatatatacatactatgaaatgtttatatttttatactgtttttatttaatattgtttttaggtgATCCAGTAAGGTTCCATGCAACCTACATGTTGAAATGTACCAATGTAGAAACAACTTTTCGAGCTGCAAGCTTAGTTGCGTTTGGACGGTTATCAGTAGGAGTTAATAAATTGGGTGTTCTGGCATATTTCAATGGattaaatgaaattgaatatcaGACATTGCAATGGCATGATAGTGttaatgtttaatattgtgtaaggacattgtttttatttttaataggtgTATAtgacgttttttttattgaataaattactaACTAACTACACTGTTGTTTATTATGGATATACcatatatagatatagataattaatatggATATAATCAGAAGCTTGGATGATgatgctatataatattaagcataaaatgaaataacaaatattatacatatagttGTTCATCATCGCACTGATTGAACTTTGACCACTTTCGTGGAACAGTGGTTGTGCGTAGAACCAAGGGGATCGTGAGTTTGATTCCTGCTCGgaccataaaaaaaatctggcATATCACAGAAATTTGATCAGCTACACGCTAATAATCGATCACTGAAACATGCATAACGCATATATTATGCCCAACGCAACGCATATAACAAATGGGATTTCACTTTAGTTCTTCATCTAGATTTAtctattaacataataatatattctctgTCTCAACCTAGACGTCTTCACCTTGTATGTGCAATGTGCATTGATTCTGAATTTTGCTTCAATTTGAAGCACATTATTTCGAGGATGACGTATTGAGtactacatacctacttaactctttcttttttacacacaatttctttcatttttatcGCCCAATCACCACGTATCATAACGAATTCAACGCCAACAGACTGTTTATGTCAAACTGACATAAAGGTGACATTGATGGTTCTTGATTCATTTTGTTTCGTGAAACGAATTACAGAacaaatgttaatatttttacttgaaacttattaaaacattGTGCTATAACTGTAGTTTTCTTAAACATATCAAAGAAAATGAACGACCCGGAATTAGAGAGAATTCGTCAGCAGCGTCTCGCCGAACTACAAGCCCAACATGGAGTAAGATGTTTATTAATAGGTTAACTTCAAACTACAAtagtttctaatttaaatgcTCTTTATTCGTATAAAAGATTGGAagttattatgtattcttgaATCGATTTTCGTGTCTGCAGCAAGAAGAACTGTAAAAGCTGTACGTTATTCATACATTACTTACGAAAATATTGACACTGTCCGGCATTGTTTcaagcaatataatataatgagaatgtattgttttaatagCTTTTATGTTTTAGGGTGGAGATCCAAATCAAGCCAAGGCTCAGCAAGAGCGGATGCAGGCTATGGAAGAGGCAAAACATTCAATATTATCCCAAGCACTTAGCCAAGACGCCAGAACAAGATGTGTGTaatgttatgatatttttatcttttgttaTTAGTTTGTTTAGTTGTTGCATCCCaaattctattataaaatatgttcacATAGtacaaacttttattaaaatcaaaagtATTCATGTTACTGTTGTTATTTTGTCTTATTGATacacttaaattaattttaatcattaattTACTTCTTTTTCTACTTTCagtgaatataataaaattaagtaaaccAGAAAAAGCATCAATGGTGGAAAACATGATCTGCAGAATGGCTCAAATGGGCCAAGTGAGCTCAAAAATATCGGAGCAAGAATTGATACAGTTGTTGGAATCAGTCAATCAACAAATGCCTAAATCTTCGAGCACTGTTAAATTTGACAGAAGAAGAGCTGCCCTTGATTCTGATGAAGATGATTTGTAGTATTTGTTGAAACTATTCAGTAATTCTACACCAGAATGCCTTAAATTATACTCAGTTTTTTCGAGTCTTATTGCTAAACAAAAAGCTAATATAGTTCAGGCAGATTTTTTAAGTGTggagaataaaatatattgtaacatTCTCTTTCTTTTAGCAATAAGTTATTTTTGTCAAAAGCAATAATTCCTAATTATCTTAATTAGGTGATGATTACTTGACTTACTTGACTTAAGGTCCTATGGCCCCTATGTGGGGCAGAGGGCGTCCACAGTGCGCCGCCATCGCGTTCGGTCTTGGGCTACGCTCTTCAGCTCCGGCCACGTCAAACCAATCGCCCTAGCCTCCGCTGCCACGGAACGACGCCAGGATTGTCTTGGACGGCCACGCTTTCTTTTTCCTTGCGGAGTCCACTCCAGGGCTTGCCTGGGTATATGTAAGGTGTCCCTTCTAAGAGTGTGGCCAATCCATGTCCATTTACGGCGTAAGATTTGGAGGAAAATCGGTGTCTCGTGGCAGCGTTCCAATAGTTGGTCATTGGAGATCTTTTCAGGCCAGTAAATTCTTAGAATTTGTCGGAGGCAGCGGTTGACAAAGACCTGAATTTTCTGCGAGATGTCTTTGGTGACTCTCCACGTTTCACTCCCATATAAGAGGACACTCTTAACGTTGGagcgaaatatttttaatttcactcCACGTGTTAGCACTTCCGACTTCCATATGGGTCGTAGCTGCGCGAAGGTTGCCCTAGCTTTGGCGATTCTCGAAGCGATGTCCTCTTCGGTACCTCCAGTATTGGACACAACACTGCCAAGATACGTGAATTGCTGGACACGCTTTATTTGCTCTGGTCCCAGCGTCAGCGGTTGCTGATTTGTTCCCTCAGTGCGCATTTCAGGTGATGATTAGCCTTTTGCTATTAATTAACACAAGGCTTATGGTCTCAAAACAAGTCAATACCTACTTTATAAACTATGTTAtcctacaaaaaaaaaataaaaaaaaaaaactaaaaacatgTGAGGCATATGGGAAGACATCAAAATCATAAATTGCTTTTAATTTctacttaaaatttaagtgtttCAATTTTGCCCTAATAACAAATTGTATGAttgtgttataaattaaaacaaactcTTATGTAAGCTTCtcaaatgtataattttttctgtaataaattaaaaattattttatgcaaaaaaatgtgttattatttattaagtcaTCTATATCATCCATGAACATAAgttataagtttaaaaatttcaaacaaactATAGTTATGTATTATCTAGTCTGTAACATTTTGTTTTCCACTGctacacataaaaaaaaaaaaacgaagcATACATTAACAAGCCCGATTGTACCTACATGTGTACGTAAATACCTGCCTAAAGTTTTTTACCAATTACATGTAATCAGCAATAGATACTTTGTAGTTTGTACACTGTATAAATTACACAATATGAACCGCGAACGTAACGCAAAATCAGAAAGGCGAATACCTACTAAAGGTTGAATTATATTAGAGCGAATGCttattctaaccccactatgtcgTATTCTTTTAGACTGCAGAGCATTCTTTTGTTGTTCTTAGAGCGTTCGAAAAgtttctatgcaatgttctaatactgaacaacactgaatacgaggtTTCCTTttagatcacgaaagaatgctcttgctctagctctatgtctgtaaaaaaatcaattaaaattttttgcCATGCCCATTTTTGAACAGCAAATTTATCGTCGAATAGCCGTTCAGGAAAATCACGATCCTATACTTTTACGATGGTGCCAAATGGACTTATTTCTATACCGCCGCAAAAGGAGTAATTTTTAAAGGAATGATTTGTGCGTCCAGTAAAACTTTTTTAGTAAGTAAAATTCTGGACGTACCTACCGATCAACCGACTTATAACGTGGTCTAacgaatgtaaataataaatatgtataaaaattatatgtaatgTAGTATGAAATTTCTTAGAATAAACatatttcctttttattaattttttttttgctatctTTACTTGACGACGTCACGCGGCTGTTATTGTGACAAGGTTCCATCGCAATATCAACTTGCGGGGCTTATACGTTTGTGTAAGGTCAAACTTAAGAGGTTTTTTTACTGGCTCTTCTCTAATAatctacttatatttatttgtaggtattaaaaattCGCGTATCAGACTGCGCCAGACAGTCTAGTAACAGGAAGAGATGGCGGGAGATCGTGCGGAAAGCTGTGTCCGCCTCTACCACCGATGTGGACGTCTCAACGTGACCACGACCACTCTGCCAAGAGTGAATCGACAAAGAagaattctaattaaaaattcaaaaacgCTTTTAAAATAAGCCAGATGTTTTAGATTGGCGTATTACCCGTAGTCCCCCCGCTATATCCACTGGTGGGTCTACGAGATTGATGTCTACAAACACTTTAACAAAGCACTGAAGCAGCAGCGTAGCAATTAGCATTCTAAAAACAACGAAGTAGGTAAAACTCTAAAAtgtgcaaaaatattaataacaaacaaattaattgtTTCATTCAAAACGTAAAAACAtgataaaaaatcaattactgATAGTATCTCCATATATTTTGTTCTGAATGTTCCATCACAATTTTCTACCTTGACAATGGGTACCTACCCACGGTAACAATTgataagtaagtattttatcataattattatctaagtatACTTATTATAGTGTATCTTAGATATTTACAAagattataatagatatttacactcttttttaattattaatcactTTTATCGcacttatcaaaataattataattataaaagtcgtgattaattttgcaaaataatatGGTAGCATTGCTAAAAAATGTTTCGCGCATTGGTGGTGTTTGCTTTGCTCGTCGCTGTCCACGCTGGGCGTTCGCCAAATGCAGATATCCTTGAAGAACTTTTAGGTGATCTAAATGGCCGTTTTTCTGATAACGTAGAAGAAGATGCCAGGCTAGATGTTGTAAGtttagtgattttttttagtcCAATATAGGCACTTACTAATAGGTA from Colias croceus chromosome 9, ilColCroc2.1 encodes the following:
- the LOC123694301 gene encoding epimerase family protein SDR39U1; this translates as MALKKILIGGGTGFIGQHLGDMLRNTNYRVVNVSRMPSANAISWTAVESGSIGHAHAVVNLAGQQTMDFTRRWTAGFKQNVKNSRVFTTKALAAAINKSTDKPKVFVVVTGVGAYEPSETKKYDESSPTTGKDFFSQLCVEWEAAAKIDPPVRLVIIRSGVVLGRDGGMVKNMILPFFFGLGGPLGSGKQYLPWIHVEDLCRLITFAIENDDVKGILNGVAPQVITNGEFTQAFAKALSRPAFLPAPEFALNLLLNEERAMLMTKGQHVTPKRVLEYGFQYKYDNIDAACKECAHLFPSK
- the LOC123694302 gene encoding tRNA-splicing endonuclease subunit Sen34 — protein: MIPLYLENGVAYVWNSEDWYILRTKHRICGSLIGSLPSFPRQNDFQGLPMALMSEEAALLINEGICELYDTPNMTQKVSNEIKQQVDEIENRVTNEQAEALKRRKIEQIAQKIDIILTGKRQKLLSKGIADIDLDKNILLQEEINKVPNIAPSNLLIHLPTEHYYDTGKTKVSLDALNPSITEGKGVIKYAVFEDLWKKGFYITNGSKFGSDFLIYPGDPVRFHATYMLKCTNVETTFRAASLVAFGRLSVGVNKLGVLAYFNGLNEIEYQTLQWHDSVNV
- the LOC123694310 gene encoding programmed cell death protein 5: MNDPELERIRQQRLAELQAQHGGGDPNQAKAQQERMQAMEEAKHSILSQALSQDARTRLNIIKLSKPEKASMVENMICRMAQMGQVSSKISEQELIQLLESVNQQMPKSSSTVKFDRRRAALDSDEDDL